From the Lemur catta isolate mLemCat1 chromosome 1, mLemCat1.pri, whole genome shotgun sequence genome, the window CCTGTGTTGACAGTATGGGAGGACCTAGCTGGTCAGTGGATGGCTCTGCTAAACTGAAGGCTCCTTCCTCATCCACTCGGGGTTAGGGCCAGAGGATGTGCAGACCTCTTGGTGCTGGAATGGGTGCCATATTCTGTAACTTCCTGAGCAGCATAAAGCATCCAACAGATAACTTCCAGCTGTCGACAACACGTGCATGCTCATCAGGCAAGAGGTCACAGCTAGCGCAAAAATCCAGATGGTTGGGAAGGGTTCATTCCACCTGTCAAACACTGGTGGTCTCCTGTAGAGCTCACTGTGATCAAGATGATTACTGTGGAAGATCCTAGGTGGCAGCAAAGCCCAGGTAAGCAGATCTGCCCTGTAGAGGTGAAACAAGGGGATCCCAGCTGAGATGTGTGCAGAGTAACCATTCAGCATTTGGGGCTGCCTGGAGAGCAGCAGTCTCTGTTATAATCTAAGGCACATATATTTGCCTTCATGAAACTTCTTGATATTTCTGATGTAAGGGAGTGATTTTTCCACTGGGTGCAGTGGCAACTCCAGAAAAGATGTATTTGGAGAGTTCAATGAATTAAGTCTTCCTCCCTCATGTTACGTTTTTCAGATTTGGTGACTAAGGCCAAATTCATTCTTCATATCATTCTTCTAGACTTCACAAACTCTACGTATGTCTGCTCTTAGTAATTGCCGTGTGTTTGTGTACAAGCACATGTGTTTCTGCCATGCCAGGGGTCAGGCTTCTCCCTGGGGCCGTGGCCTTTCCTCCTGCTGCATTCCTTCTTCAGTGGCCTTGGCAATGgtccatgctacaacatggatggactttGGAAATATTACAGGAAGCGAAAGAAACTAGACACAAAGGACCACACATTGTATgatccatttatttgaaatgtccagaataggcaaatccatagaccCAGAAAGTAGATTAAGAGCTGCCAGGGATTGGAGagggggtgatgaaatgttcttaaattgactgtggtgacagatgcacaactctgtgaatatacgaAAAGCtgttgaattgtacacttcaaatgtGTTGGCTGTATGGCATTTGAATCATATCTCAAGAAACCTGAAAAGGAAAAGCTTGGCAATACAGATGCAGTGAGTTGGTTGGACAGACCGTCTGTGTACTGTGACTACACACAGGTGGGGGCAGGTCAAGACGACATGCTCTGCGCAGGAGTGGCCGATACAGAACTCTGACTCAGCTGAGATGGGCAGAGGTTAACTCAGTTCTTGGGAATTTTGCAGTCCTTTTCCTTTACTagtttattcttctgtttttcctagTCCGATCCATAGACCTCTTAGTCACTAGTACACACATGGCTCCTTCTTTCCAGAGTCCAGGCCAACCCCTCCTTGCTATCTGAGTCCATTAGACTTTGTCCCTGGAATCTATCCATTTTCTTGGCATTTGGTTTGCTTTCCAGACTAATGGCCCAGGACAAATATCCTAAGAAAGAACTTTTCTGTCCCTtaatttttcctctatttctgtGATTTCCCTGAAATCAcgtttctttacatttctttaggACCTAGAGCTGTCCAAGGGCAGGCACTTCTTTACCATCTCCACAGACTTGCATCAATCGCAGACCCTGCAACAGAGTTGGCACTCAGTATGTGCTTGCTAGCGTGCATGTCCCCTCACCCCACATAACTGCAATCAAACCACGTGTAGATATAGATCGATATTTTCCTTTTAGgataattctaatttcttttttataaagggAACATTTGTCCATTGTAAACAATCCAGAAAATATAGGCAatcaaggagaaaataaagatccCCTGGAGTCCTACCATCAAATAATGATGACTACTAAGAGTTTGGGATATTTCCTTTCAATCCTCCTTACATAcagatatgtttatattttttattatctttttaagtataaattttgacatatacCAAAAATGTATGTAACACTTATCTAAAGTATAAAGCTTAGCAATATGTTGGACACCACTGAGCCTACCACGGACCCCACTACCCAAATGCAAAATTGGTAGTTACTGAGATGGGTTCCTCCCTTGGTCCATCCCCTTCCTTCCTATCCCAGAGGTCGCCCTgttctgaattttgtgtttatcattcccttccctttaaaaataataatttagttaCATGTTTGCAATgcctaaataatatattatttagttttgtttgtttttaagattaaattttaaaaatcttgttgtGTGTGGTCCTTTGGGATTGCCTTTTTTGGTAACATTTTGAAGATTCATCCTCACTGCTGGTTGagctgtagttcattcatttcgtgattatataatattccattctatgatCATAACACTATTTATTCACCTGTCTTTAGACATCCCCCAAccccattttttccccctcactccCTTCATTCCTTGCTTCCTCCCTCACGTGAACATTCTTTTTAGTATTCTGGGACAGATGTGCAAATTTCTCTACATGGGAGTAGAATTATTGGGTCACAGAGCGTATGAATGTTCACCTTTACAAGGtaatgacaaattattttccaaagcaattATATAAAGTTAcactcccactagcaatgtaAAAGAACTTCTGTGGATCCACATCCTtctcaacacttgttattgtcatATTTCTATTTCATGCTCTATGTTCGTATTTTTCTGGTGAATGGCCATGGGGTTTTGGACACTGAGTGCTCTCCTAAGCATTGTCTTCCTCTGTTCCATTAGAGGAACTGAGCCAGCCCGCCAGGCCCATGGGGAATCGGACTGCAGCGGTGACTGAGTTTATCTTGCTGGGATTTGCCCTCAGCAGGGAGGTGGAGTTGCTGCTCCTGGTGCTCCTGCTGCCCATGTTCCTGCTGACTCTGCTGGGGAACCTGCTCATCATCTCCATCGTGCTGTCCTACTCCCGcctccacacccccatgtacttcttcctgtGCAACCTCTCTGTCCTGGACATCCTCTTCACCTCGGTCATTTCTCCCAAAGTGTTGGCCAGCTTAGGATCAGGGGATAAAACCATCTCCTTTGCTGGGTGCATCACCCAATGctatttctacttcttcctggGCACAGTCGAGTTTCTCCTGCTAACAGTCATGTCCTATGATCGCTATGCTGCCATCTGCTACCCCCTGTGCTACACTGCCATTATGAGACCTCCTGTCTGCATCGGGACTGTTGTGTTCTCTTGGGTGGGAGGCTTCCTTTCTGTGCTCTTTCCAACCATCCTGATCTCCCAGCTGCCCTTCTGTGGCTCCAATGTCATTAACCACTTCTTCTGTGACAGTGGGCCCTTGCTGGCCCTGGCCTGTGCAGACACCACTGCCATTGAGCTGATGGATTTTATGCTTTCGTCCGTGGTCATCCTCTGCTGCATAGTCCTTGTGGCCTATTCCTACACCTACATCATCTTGATGATAGTGCACATTCCTTCTGCAAGTGGAAGGAAGAAGGCCTTTAACACCTGTGCTTCCCACCTGACCATCGTCATCATTTCTAGTGGGATCACTGTGTTCATCTATGTGACTCCCTCCCAGAAAGAATATCTGGAGATCAACAAGATCCCTTCAGTGCTGAGCAGCGTGGTGACTCCATTCCTCAACCCCTTTGTATACACTCTGAGGTATGACACGGTGCTGGGGGTCCTCAGGGATGTGAGGGTCAGGGTTCAAGGAGTTTTAGAAAAGAGGATGAGGACGGTGCTGAGGAGCAGATGGTCCTCCAACAAAGAGCACTAAGGAAGGGCTTCCTCTTTGCCACCATGTGTCTGTTATAGAAAGCCCTGGTGTTAGAAAGAGAGAAGCTGCCTTAGCAAGAGAGAGAGCTAGCTAGGGAATTCTGCATAGGCCATAGTGGAAAGAAGGCTGAGCTTGGAGACGAGGACTCAGACTCTGGCCTTGGTTCTCATTTCAAATCTGTGGCCACAGCTGTGTCACAAGGCACTCTGGCCCTCAGTGCTGTCATCTGAAGTGTGACACGGCTTGACTTGATGATCTCTAAGTCTTTTCCACACTGAATATTGTAAGAATTGCAGAAGGGCTATGTAGTCTGTGTCCTATTAGAAGTCCTCACATGTTTGGCCCCATTTCCTTATGGATCCTGGACAGAACTGTTCTCTCAGGTTGGCACAAGTTCCTTCATGACCCCTTCTGCATGGACCTTCTTTCATTCCATCCTCTCCAGGAATCTTTCTATGAATAACCTTCGTTATTCTCCAATTCACTACCGTGTCCTGTATCGTTTTTCCTAGTGGACATTTGTGATGATTGTTAGGTACGTATATtctgtattatttaataatattacttTCTGTATTAGAACATGTTCATAATATCAAACATGCTCACATCCTTATGTAAGACATGGCCCTGTTCCCCTAGCCTCTGATGACTGGCCCAGGGATGGATGATCTGATTGGAGGCACAATCCATCATCTGGCCAGAGTGGCCTATGACCTGTGTGGCTTGGCTTGAACAGATAAACTGTGCAAACAaatatctctttttaaagaatttgaacCAACAAGACGCAAAGATGATACCAGACAATGATGATGCTCAAATAGGCTTGGTAGCTGGAGTGGCCATTTTGGGAGCCAGGTATAAGCAGGTGAGTAATCAGAAGAAACCAGTCTGCCCACTGGAGAGAAGGGAGTTGATGAgtaaagagaaatagagaagagaCAGCTGAGAGCCCCCTCAACTGCAGGGACCCTGAGTGAAGGGCCCGCCTCTCTAATGACTTTCCAGGCCAGGGAACTGGTGGAGTTTTAATTCCTCTTCCTGGATTTGATGAGTTTTGCCAGTATCTGTAAGTCAAATCCCTTTTTATTGAGCTATCTTAAGAAGGTCTTAGTTTCTTACAACAAAAAAGCAGCTTGACCACaaagttctttctctttccaccaAGTGTAGCCCCTGCCCCTTTCTGGCTCTATAGGCCTGGAAAGAATCCGTTTTTAACCAAACTCAGTCTGAATTCTTGGTGCCCAAACACTGCCTGGGATGCTTAGCTAGCACCCTCTATGCCTACAGTTCAGCTCAGTGCAGACCAGATTTTCAATATCATCAGAGTCTCTGAGGCCTAATTTCCCGTCCTCCTTGGCCTCCAGTGCTGCAGCACTTAACTTTGCCTGAATTAACCCCCCTGCTCTGGCGTGGAACATGCACACCCAAGGGGATGCTGTAGAGTTCTGTAGAGACAAATGAAGACCACTCAAATGAGAGCAGCTGTTTATTCAAAACTGACTGTATCAGGGGAGTCAGCCACCATCACTTGCATTGGACAGAGACTCAAAAGCAGACAGGGAAGTGGAAAAGCTTCATGGTGGAAAAAAAGGGGAAGGCTCAGGTATGCCCTGGCTGGAGGTTTTGGGCATGGGGAAGCTGGGGGTGGGCTAGCTAGAAGTGGGGCATCTTATGTGATTGGTTTGGGGAGCATGTTTGGCTTTCTCTGATTGGTCCTGAGTTGGAAAAAAGTAGGGAAGGAGATCAGGGAGCAAAATATAGGGAGGTTGGCAGTCATGACCAAGTCCTGATGGTTCTGGGCCAACTGCTGCAGAGGTTTGGTTGTGGTTTGGCTTTCTGGCTGGTTGCTTCAGAATTTGTGAGTCAGAGCTCTCTTGTCATATATGGTCTGGCTTTGGTCCATTTCTGTATGTGTCTCTCAGTTCTAACAACACTGAAAGTTCTGATAACATTTATAAGTCTAAACTGATGGACAATCCTCCCAAAGCATACAACCAGATCCCTTGAGAACAGGATGCAAGGTGAGCTCGGGTAAGCTGGGTTTTTTTGGGGGTTTTGCAGCCCAGGTGTGGGTGCTGTAGAAACTCAGGAGGTCTTGCATGTGCCAAAGACCCTCTTCTTTGAGGGGAACCCAAGCCCCAAGATTTAGATCCTTTGACTGGTAGGGCTTGCCAGTCACAGAGGCAGCTCACTGTTGCAGCACCTCTGGTGAAGCAGAAAAGGCTGTGAGATTAAAGGAGACTTCTACAAACCGAAGGAGCAGGCATCTATAGTCAGATTAGTGGAGGGGAAGAAGCAAGGCCTTTATGTTTCCCTTTGTAGGGCCCTGCGGTAGCCTCAGAACCCACGTTCCCTCTACCAGAAATGTTCcgtttaaaatatttagagattcaTAGATGTTCTCAGAAGTCTTTAATCCACTGACCAAAAGCTTCTGGCTTTGGATTTAAAAGCAGTAACGTATTTCCAAGTTCCCACTGGGAACTTTTGGCCTAGCAGTTTCATTTTCAGCCCACAGCAAACACTTCCTTCTGCTAGGCCTTTTCCTGCTTTGTGAGGTTGGTGTGTTGCCGTCTCCAAGAGACAGCAAGTCTTCTTGAGGGCAGAAAACTGGGTGTTGTTAATTTTGCGGTCCCCCACCCTTTTTCTCCCAGGAACCTGTGTCTGTGTTTCTCATGCTAGAtatgattaataaatatgtgCTAAATAAAGTGAAAGTATGTTCAGTTTAGCAAGagtccttttttaaaatgtaaattttggcTTGGATTAGGTTGAGCCATTCACATCAAAATAAAGCAGTCCAACCCCTCAGAAAGGAGCTTTCAAAGGAAATGGAGGAGGGATGCTCTGGGAGGCTCCCTGAAGGCAACAAGCTTCAGGAAGTGGAGGTAGGTttagatttgggggtgggggcaacaacaacaaaggtCTATACTTGCTTCTGTGCATTCTAGTTCCAAGACCAAGTGGGAAGTAGCTTCCCTTAGAAGCTCCCTTAAAGACAGAGCCTCAAAGATGGCCAGTTGTCCAGTCCTAGGAAGCCCGGGGTTTGAGGAAGCGGGTCAAAGTGGACCCTAGCAGACCTCTCTGGTCCGTGACATGACTTTCTTTCCCTCATGTATCTGTGGCCTTCATGGCCCCATCTGCATGTGGCCTCCTTTTACCCTCTCACTAGGACCTGGtgacggggtggggtggggggaccccAGCCTCCAAAGGTGTATGAGGTGG encodes:
- the LOC123620644 gene encoding olfactory receptor 6J1, with amino-acid sequence MGNRTAAVTEFILLGFALSREVELLLLVLLLPMFLLTLLGNLLIISIVLSYSRLHTPMYFFLCNLSVLDILFTSVISPKVLASLGSGDKTISFAGCITQCYFYFFLGTVEFLLLTVMSYDRYAAICYPLCYTAIMRPPVCIGTVVFSWVGGFLSVLFPTILISQLPFCGSNVINHFFCDSGPLLALACADTTAIELMDFMLSSVVILCCIVLVAYSYTYIILMIVHIPSASGRKKAFNTCASHLTIVIISSGITVFIYVTPSQKEYLEINKIPSVLSSVVTPFLNPFVYTLRYDTVLGVLRDVRVRVQGVLEKRMRTVLRSRWSSNKEH